DNA from Brevibacterium sp. 'Marine':
ATGACATGTCGTGGCTGGGCGAGACCGCGGAGACCGCCGAGGACACCACGGAGGACATGGCATCGAAGGTCGCGGTCATCATCTCCGGTCGGCGCGGCTATGACGCGGCCAAGGCGCAGGCCGACATCCGCGATGAGATGACAGCCGAACCGTACGGTGGGGCGTGGTCGGGGACGGAAATCATCCTCACCCATCGTCCCGAGGAATTGGCCGCAGACGCCTCGGTGACGGCGATGAACTGCACCATCACCGAGGCGGTCGAGCGGGCCCAGAAGATCGCCGGTGACCGCGATATCCAGATCATCAGCGCCGATATCGCCCGGCAGGCGCTCGAGGTCGACCTCATCGACGAACTCCAGGTCTACGTCGCCCCGGTCTTCCTCGGGGACGGAACGCGGATCTTCGATGTCCCCGGTGGGCGACGCCTCGATTGGGAACTCGCCACGATCGACGAGGCCAATCCGCGCAGCTTCGGCCGCACCTACCGGCCTAAGAGGGACTGAAGGCTCAGCGCTCCAATCCTCGAGAATTCCGTCCGCAGTCGGCGGAAGATCTGTTCTGTGTCAGTGCCGAGGAGTACCGTTTCAGCATGTGCAGAAACATCAGAACCCTCCATAATTTCGAGCCCGCAGCCACTTCCGACGAAGTCCATGCCGCCGCTCTGCAGTACGTGCGCAAGATCGCCGGGACGACGAAACCCTCGCAGGCCAATGCCGAGGCTTTCGACGCCGCGGTCGAGGAGATCGCGCACACCACTCAGCATCTCCTCGATGCGCTGGTGACGAACGCGCCGCCGAAGAATCGAGAGGAGGAGGCGGAGAAGCGACGAGCGAGATTCGCGGCCCGCGCATGACGATCGCCGGACTCGTCCTCGCCGGCCTTGCCGCCGCCCTGCACGTCTTCATCTTCTACCTGGAATCCATCGCCTGGACGAGTCCACGTGCCCGCGCCACCTTCGGCACGACCGAAGCCGAGGCCGAGACGACGAAGTCCCTGGCCTTCAACCAAGGCTTCTACAACCTCTTCCTCGCTCTCACCGTGTTCATCGGCCTCATCGTCTTCGGCACAGGCGCTGCCGAAGTCGGACTCACCCTCGTCTTGGTCGGAGCCGGATCGATGGTCGCCGCGGCATTGGTGCTCGCGCTCTCCAGCCGCGAGCTGCTCGCCTCGGCGCTCAAACAGGGAACACTGCCGCTGCTGGGAATTCTCTGCCTGATCGTCGGCGTGCTGATCTGAGTCGTCGTGGTCCGAGCCGCAGCGATCCTGCTCAGTCGGCGAAGCGACGATCGTTCGCAAGATCTTGCGTGATCCTCGCCGAGGCGGTCCGCAGGACCCGCATGATCGCAGGCACTCCTTTCCGATGCTCCGAATCGATGACGACCCCGAGACCGGCGATCGCCGCCCCGCCGGCGTCGAAGACCGGAACCGTGATGCCAGTCGTGCCCTCATCGATATGGCCGGACAGTTCGGCGAAATGGTGAGACCGGATCGAGGTGAGCATTGTGCGCAATGAGGCAGGATCCGTCGTCGTCTTCTCCGTGATCGCGGCCAGCGGTCCCCGCAGATATGCCT
Protein-coding regions in this window:
- a CDS encoding dihydrofolate reductase family protein, which translates into the protein MGKVAWGFTCSIDGFIAGPGHDMSWLGETAETAEDTTEDMASKVAVIISGRRGYDAAKAQADIRDEMTAEPYGGAWSGTEIILTHRPEELAADASVTAMNCTITEAVERAQKIAGDRDIQIISADIARQALEVDLIDELQVYVAPVFLGDGTRIFDVPGGRRLDWELATIDEANPRSFGRTYRPKRD
- a CDS encoding DUF2277 domain-containing protein; translation: MCRNIRTLHNFEPAATSDEVHAAALQYVRKIAGTTKPSQANAEAFDAAVEEIAHTTQHLLDALVTNAPPKNREEEAEKRRARFAARA
- a CDS encoding DUF1304 domain-containing protein translates to MTIAGLVLAGLAAALHVFIFYLESIAWTSPRARATFGTTEAEAETTKSLAFNQGFYNLFLALTVFIGLIVFGTGAAEVGLTLVLVGAGSMVAAALVLALSSRELLASALKQGTLPLLGILCLIVGVLI